CGGGAGGCCCTGCTATGTCTCGTTCCATCGTACGCGTGATGTGTGCGTTTCTCCTCGTCGTGGCGTTCGCCTACGTCGGCGCCAACACAGGAATCCCCATCGCTGCCCTCGCCGCAGCATTCGCGCAGATTCTCCGCGCGCTACCGGTCGCATGAACGCGCTCATCGCTCGCGATGGGGAGTAGCTTCGGCATCGATGGATGCGCCCCAAATGAACCGCCCGAATGACACGATGAAGCTCCTCGCGGTGGGAACCGGCATCGTGGTCTTCGCGCTCTCTGCCGTCTGCGCGCTGGTGATGGTGTTCAACCCAACAACACCTGCGACACCCGCAACACCTGCGACACCCGATGCCGCCGCAACACCTGCGACGCCCGATGCCGCCGCAACACCTGCCGCAGACGCGTCTCTGTGCGCGGTCGAAACTGTGATGGGAGGCCCTGGCCTCGACGGCACGGAACCACCAGACACCGGCTTCCGATTGCGGAACTGCCCCCCGTCTGCAACGCCGTATTGCTCGTCGCTCCCCGGCGACTACATGCTGTGTTTCCCCGCACAGCCAGCGTGCGAAAGGTGGCAATCACAAGCCTTCGAATATCTACCCGCGGCGGTTCCGTGCTACCCGGCGCCCGAGTGGATTTGGTGCATCGACCTCCCCGCGCGACGGTGCTTCCCCTCCGCGCGAGCGTGCTCCGTGTTCCTCCGTCGGTCGCGTGACAGTCTGCACATCGAAGCTGAGGCAACCTGCGTTCGCCGACACGCGATGTGATCCGACGACTCGCACGGAGCTCTCGCACGACGACCCCGCGCACCTGCCCCGTGACGGGTTCTCGTTGATCCGCGCTGCGCCGCGGGCGTAGCGTCCCCTTCGAAAGGCGAACGCCACGCGGACCCGGCAAGGTGCGTGGCGTTCGATCAACGAGCGAGATGGACCCTACCCTCAGCGGGGCGGGCGCGTCTAGTCCGTCGCGTGGAGTGCATCCACGGCGGGCGTTGCGTGACCTGTTCTCAGACCTCGATTCCCGCGGCATCCACGCGACTCCGCGCGCCGTCGCAACCGCCCTCTGGTCGTTCGCGGACGCGAACGGCGGCGCATGGCCGTCGCAGGTGCGACTCGCCCGCATGACCGGCAGGTGCGTTCGCACGGTGCGCTCAGCGGTGCGAGAGCTCGAGGCCGCGGGTGTGATCGTGCGGCAGGTGCCGCCGCTCAGGATGCGACGCGCCCGACACGCGACGACCGCGTATCGGTTGCTCGTGGCCGACGCGCCGCCGTTCGTGCCCTCGGTGCCGCCGCTCGTGGAGCCGCCCGCGGATCTCGTCGCCGCCGTCGGTCGCGTCGCCGCCCTGGTCGCGCGAGACCACGAGCCGCCGTCGGTCACGTCCCCAAGCTTCATTGCGCGCGCGCCCGAGGCCGCTGACCTCGATGGAGTGCCGCCGCGCGTCCCCGCTGAGATGGACACCGAGGCCGTCGAGCCGCCCGCCGACGCTGAGCCGCCGCTCGTGGAGTTCCTGACGGGGCTCCTCGTGGCCGTCGACCTCGATGGAGTGCCCGAGCTGGTCGACGCCGTGCGACCAGGAGCGCACCCCCTCGAAACCTCTACGGGCGCGGGGTTCGCCGTGGAGGATTCCGCGGAACTCCCGTCGGCCGACCTCGATGGAGTGCCGCCGTGCGAGCCGCCCGACGATGGCACCGAGGCCGCTCCCATCACCGGCAATCCCTGCCGAACAAGGGAGACATCAAACACTCCTACTGCCGAACTGCGCGCGCACGCGACAACCGCCGCGGCTCCCGTCGACCGACCTCCGAGACGTCGACCGCCGCCACCCCCGACGCCGCGCCGTGGATGCCCCGTGCGGGCCTTCGTGGTGCCGCCCGCGGTCTCGACCCTCTCGACCCCGACGGCGGGCGTTGCCGGGGCTCCTGCGCGGTCGCCGCCGCCCGCCCTCGCCGCCGCCGCCGCCCGGTGTGCCGCCCTCACCCGGCGACGCTGAGCCGCCCCGTGACTCCGACCCCAACGGCTCGCGGTGACTCCGCTTGCCCGACGGGTGACGGGCGCGATGACTCCGCGGGGTGACTGCCCTTCGACGGGCTTAGGTGAGGGAGGCGCGCACCAGGGCGCGGGGTCTGCCGCCTAACGGCGACCGACGCTGAGCCGGGGCAGGTGCGGCTTTGTGGTCAACGACCGGGTGGCCCACTACCGAACGGTTGTTGACCACTGTACCGCTCCGCTCGTTACCGCTAGCAGTTGTTGACATCCTTCCTAGATGGGGTGTAGTGGTGTGTGCATGACCGCTAGCAGTAACGTACGTCGCGCTCGCACCTGCCCCACCGTCGCCGTTGCGTACCTGCGCGCGTCGACCGACGACCAGCACCTGAGCCCCGACGCTCAGCGCGCCGCGGTCGAGACATGGGCGCGCGCGTCGGGCGTGTCGGTGGTCTCGTGGCACGTCGACGCGGGTGTCTCGGGCGCTGCTGACCTCGGTGATCGTCCCGCCCTCGGTGCCGCCCTCGTGGCGCTGCG
Above is a genomic segment from Myxococcales bacterium containing:
- a CDS encoding helix-turn-helix domain-containing protein, whose translation is MHPRRALRDLFSDLDSRGIHATPRAVATALWSFADANGGAWPSQVRLARMTGRCVRTVRSAVRELEAAGVIVRQVPPLRMRRARHATTAYRLLVADAPPFVPSVPPLVEPPADLVAAVGRVAALVARDHEPPSVTSPSFIARAPEAADLDGVPPRVPAEMDTEAVEPPADAEPPLVEFLTGLLVAVDLDGVPELVDAVRPGAHPLETSTGAGFAVEDSAELPSADLDGVPPCEPPDDGTEAAPITGNPCRTRETSNTPTAELRAHATTAAAPVDRPPRRRPPPPPTPRRGCPVRAFVVPPAVSTLSTPTAGVAGAPARSPPPALAAAAARCAALTRRR